Proteins encoded by one window of Chanos chanos chromosome 7, fChaCha1.1, whole genome shotgun sequence:
- the dync2i1 gene encoding WD repeat-containing protein 60, whose translation MSPVFISSGKPWRFNRFGSKRTRRMNLSLSFAVSDVIRSMKRITKEETWRSEDLQRYMRGYEDENSRRRDKMKREEDGRKHRTGESADRRPRDPEREARREREKHRDRDSMKEGDRTRHRDPEKTRDDDRRRDEGHRRRDGTRDKEDRDKERRRERDKDRGIENDRYKDRERESWERRKDRAEKENRDREREKERERERNKERDGDKERERRRPEPERERRSEKDRKREEEREGRSDRDKDRLQEREKGRDKERERERRERHKDRESKQYRDEQQEKHRERERREKEYSGHRDQREHREHRREKEERERKKKEREQHETQGPDNSSRETERERRHRERKESDGHLAGNRDGEKEREKEKREKRHERSHRVESDTRRDDRERKQKSTSDRERSDKTSREKEELTVRFQSDWRSSYAEPSDPEIPVENEDAEIDKPTAEDYGNEEYEDDFEDYEEDFEEIDEDEDGPQEEEEERREEEEGEDSRGEIQKKEELNPRRREEIEAIQRAMDEENERVSSTPSRPRSEMPKRENRSKRSSTHGRIINFVAAKQREVSKKAASKQKKRTTELLRLIDLDFSITFPLLDLPPVNEYDMYIKNFGATNTRQAYVQCPDDNIDREIQTEEVDVTDKWTQHPAEGSIVCGGPKLSNESSVESVVQMNSMDSRRLTSFLRSAAQVVAVLLEEDRAERHSLQKLRSQTDALSFSDGCLQLNTRLPFLHGREVSLLQFSQVQRQTLLSVHAPCTKASAVRLDSNTIICIWNMWEPSRPQKILLYDGEVRCCCFSPGKARLVFAGTVVGSVVIWDLREHSREHYNLRIGEEDWTLRYPTFSTDAVLAGAGHLSTVRSVEPIVATVEEGLRPERPLMASQDESLELSFQLASLDEYGVLNLWVVVELPKADGAGSQTDLGLRPGGKVKLLHSSSINTCDKSTSRDVVTLGPSLSLQLKFLPKDSNHYYISTNTGLVRHGTLHGLKTAPKLYRSQVEGLSPVEVTALDFSPSGEPFFLAGCSDGSVRLYSIKIETPVQEWTGSSSGAAVVSVQWSVTRPSVFCVLDAASDLHVWDLNETDDAPLITEKIHNDRVTAVAMFGEPARQKVYAGLALAKHSGRIEIQYFNKKFTVPVTAESQKLHSLLHDAF comes from the exons ATGTCTCCCGTTTTCATATCCAGCGGTAAGCCCTGGCGTTTCAACCGGTTTGGTTCTAAGAGGACGAGAAGAATGAACCTTTCCTTAAGTTTTGCGGTGTCGGAT GTCATACGCAGTATGAAG AGAATAACGAAGGAAGAAACTTGGAGGTCCGAAGACTTACAGAGATACATGAGG GGATACGAAGATGAAAACTCCAGGAgaagagacaaaatgaaacGAGAGGAGGATGGCAGGAAACACAGGACTGGAGAATCAGCAGACAGACGACCCAGGGAcccagagagagaagcaaggagagaaagagagaaacacagagatagagacagcatgaaagagggagacagaacaCGCCACAGAGACCCAGAAAAGACCAGGGATGATGACAGGAGGAGAGATGAAGGGCATAGGAGGAGAGATGGAACGAGGGATAAggaggacagagacaaagagaggaggagagagcgagataaGGATAGAGGAATAGAGAATGATAGatacaaggacagagagagagagagttgggagaggaggaaagatagagcagagaaagagaacagagacagagagagggagaaagaaagggagagagagagaaacaaggagagGGACGgggataaagagagggagagaaggagaccAGAgcctgagagggagagaagaagtgaaaaggacagaaaaagagaagaagagagagaaggaaggagcgACCGAGATAAGGACAGATtacaggagagggaaaaaggaagagacaAAGAACGAGAgcgagaaaggagagagagacacaaagacagagagagtaagcaaTACAGAGATGaacaacaggaaaaacacaggGAACGAGAAAGACGGGAGAAAGAATATTCCGGACATAGAGACCAGAGAG aacacagggagcacaggagagaaaaagaagagagggagaggaaaaagaaagagagagaacaac atgaaacccAGGGACCTGACAACAGTTCTCGAGAAACGGAACGCGAACGTCGACATCGGGAACGGAAAGAATCAGATGGTCATTTGGCTGGcaacagagatggagagaaagagagggaaaaagaaaagagggagaaacggCATGAGAGGAGCCACAGGGTGGAGTCTGACACAAGGAGGGATGACAGAGAGCGCAAACAAAAATCAACGTCAGATCGAGAACGCAGCGacaaaacaagcagagagaaagag GAGTTAACTGTGAGGTTTCAGTCAGACTGGAGATCTAGTTATGCAGAACCAAGTGATCCAGAGATCCCT gTGGAAAATGAAGACGCTGAAATCGATAAACCGACGGCCGAGGATTACGGAAATGAAGAATATGAAGATGACTTTGAG GACTATGAAGAGGACTTTGAGGAGatagatgaggatgaggatggtccgcaggaggaagaggaagagcggCGGGAGGAGGAAGAAGGTGAAGACAGCCGAGGAGAGATACAGAAGAAAGAGGAGCTGAACCCACGGAGGAGAGAAGAGATAGAGGCCATTCAAAGAGCAATGgatgaggaaaatgaaagagtcaGCTCCACCCCATCACGGCCCAGGTCTGAGATGCCAAAGAGAG AAAATCGTTCAAAGAGAAGCTCCACTCACGGTCGGATCATTAACTTTGTGGCTGCAAAACAGCGGGAAGTCAGCAAGAAAGcagcaagcaaacaaaa GAAACGGACCACAGAGCTCCTTCGACTGATTGATTTGGATTTTTCCATCACCTTCCCCCTCTTGGATCTCCCTCCTGTCAACGAATATGACATGTATATCAAAAACTTTGGCGCGACAAACACCAGACAG GCCTATGTCCAGTGTCCTGACGACAACATCGACAGAGAGattcagacagaggaggtggaCGTGACCGATAAGTGGACGCAGCACCCAGCAGAGGGCAGTATTGTATGCGGCG GCCCTAAGCTTTCCAATGAGTCCTCAGTTGAGTCTGTGGTCCAAATGAACTCCATGGACTCTCGACGGTTAACATCGTTTCTCCGGTCTGCTGCACAG gtggtAGCAGTGCTGTTAGAggaggacagagcagagagacactCTTTACAGAAACTTCGCTCTCAGACTGATGCTTTGTCCTTCAGCGATGGCTGCCTTCAGCTCAATACCAGACTGCCTTTCTTACACG gccGAGAGGTTAGCCTGTTGCAGTTCTCTCAGGTTCAGAGACAAACCTTGCTCTCCGTTCACGCCCCATGCACCAAAGCCAGCGCTGTTCGCCTGGACAGCAACACTATTATCTGCATTTGGAACATGTGGGAGCCCTCACGGCCCCAAAAAATCCTCCTCTACGACGGcgag GTGCGGTGTTGCTGTTTCAGCCCTGGTAAAGCCAGGCTGGTGTTTGCAGGCACTGTAGTCGGGTCAGTGGTCATCTGGGACCtgagagaacattccagagagCACTACAACCTGAGGATCGGCGAGGAGGACTGGACGCTGCGTTACCCCACCTTCTCCACCG ACGCTGTGCTTGCGGGGGCGGGGCATCTCTCCACTGTGAGGTCAGTGGAGCCAATCGTTGCCACCGTGGAGGAGGGGCTTAGGCCAGAACGTCCCTTAATGGCCAGCCAAGATG AGTCTTTGGAGCTGTCCTTCCAGTTAGCATCCCTGGATGAATATGGGGTATTAAATCTTTGG GTTGTAGTAGAGCTGCCCAAAGCTGATGGTGCTGGGTCACAGACGGACTTGG GGCTCAGGCCAGGAGGGAAAGTGAAACTTCTCCACAGCTCCTCTATAAACACTTGTGACAA gtctaCCTCTCGGGACGTTGTTACATTAGGACCCTCACTGAGCCTCCAGCTGAAGTTTCTTCCTAAAGACTCCAACCATTACTACATCAGCACCAACACG GGTTTGGTGAGGCATGGTACGCTGCACGGACTGAAGACTGCTCCTAAACTCTACAGGTCTCAGGTGGAGGGTCTAAGCCCCGTGGAGGTGACTGCTCTGGATTTCTCTCCTTCAGGAGAACCTTTCTTCCTG gCGGGCTGTAGTGACGGCAGCGTACGGCTGTATTCCATAAAGATTGAGACCCCGGTGCAGGAGTGGACCGGCAGTTCCAGCGGCGCCGCCGTGGTCTCCGTTCAGTGGTCCGTGACCCGACCGTCCGTGTTCTGTGTGCTGGACGCAGCCTCAGACCTACACGTCTGGGACCTGAATGAGACAGACGACGCCCCGCTCATCACGGAGAAGATACACAATGACCG gGTTACTGCAGTGGCTATGTTTGGGGAACCTGCCAGACAGAAAGTTTACGCTGGGCTTGCATTGGCCAAGCACTCGGGCAGGATAGAAATTCAGTATTTCAATAAGAAGTTCACCGTACCTGTAACCGCAGAGTCACAGAAACTCCATTCTCTTCTACATGATGCATTCTGA